The genomic segment TGCTTCATTCAAACTACGAACGTTTGTTTCTCCTCGCAGAAACCACAATAGTTCATGAATGATGGACTTCAAGTGCGCTTTTTTGGTGGTGACTAAGGGAAATCCTTTGGTCAGATCAAACCGCATCTGATGACCGAATACGCTTAAAGTGCCCGTTCCTGTTCGGTCTTCTTTTTTGACGCCCTTATCCAGAACGTGTTGCATTAAATTGAGATATTGTTCCATAATCTAAAAATACTTTAACATTTAATGGAAGTCTAATCAAAAAATTCTGGACAAAAAATTCAAGGCAGAACATGATGGGGCTAAGATGAAATCGTTGAAGAGTTCTATGAAAAAGAAAATCGGAATTATTACAAGTGGCGGGGATTGTGCGGGGTTGAACGCCACTATTCGGGCTATTGTTCAATGTGCTAAACTCAAATACAACTGGGATGTAGTTGGCATTCATCGGGGTGGTAGCGGTTTGATGAGCTCTCCCATCCAATATGAAGAACTAGATGTTGATTTTCATGGCTTTAGCCACGTTTTGCTGCGGATGGGAGGCACTATTTTGGGGACGACTACAAAGGGCAATCCCTTGGCCTTTCATATGGCAAATGGCCAGATTGTGGATCGTTCCCAGGAAATGGCAAAAAACTACCATGCTTTGGGGTTGGATGCCTTGATTGTAACGGGCGGTGATGGCAGTTTGAAGATTATGAATGAGGTTGCCCGCCGGGGAAAGATGAACATTGTTTGTATCCCAAAGACAATTGATAATGATATTTCCATGACAGAAGCCCTGGGATTTGAAACGGCGGTTAATGTAGCGATGGAAGCTCTGGACCGGTTGCAACCCACAGCGGCTAGCCATGACCGTGTGATGATTTTAGAATTGATGGGTCGCGATGCGGGCCACATTACATTATCTGCGGGCATAGCAGGGGGGGCTGATATTATATTAATTCCTGAGGTTCCCTTCAGTATTGCCGCAGTCGTTGATAAAATCAAAACTATTATGAAAACAGGACGTAACTTTGCCCTTATCGCCGTATCTGAAGCCGCTTACCCGAAGGATGGAGAGCCCCATATGGTCCACTATAAAAATGGATCTAGTCGCTATGGAGGCATTGGGCATTTCTTGATGAAAGAAATTGATAAGCATATGGATATTGAAACCCGTGTGACCGTTTTGGGCCATGTGCAAAGGGGCGGTGAACCCGTTGCTAGGGATCGTATTTTAGCCTCAGCGTTTGGGGTGTATGCTGTTGATTTGGTGGCCCAGGGCAAGTTTGGCCGCATGGTTGCCTGGCAAGGACGTGAACTGACGGATGTTGATATTTTGGAGGCTGTGAATTCCTATCACACGGTTGATTTAAAGGGAACTTTGGTTAAAACAGCTCGGGGATTAGGGATTTCCTTTGGTGAGTCTTAATGGGACGCTTCTTTTTCTTTCTTTTCAAGAAAGGTATAATTCTATTCGGCTGTATGGTTTTTTGGGATAGTTTCTCTCAAGAATTTTTGCCAGCACATACTCTGAAATGCATAGAAAAAAAGCTCAATCATATTGAAACTTTAAAGGCCCGGTTTATTCAAAAGGATTCATCTGACCAGATTTTAAGTGGTACTTTTTATTTGGTGCGCCCCTTTAACATAAGGTTTGAGTATGATGCGCCCGCTCCTTGCTTGATTGTCAGTGACGAAAAATCTTTGATTTATGAGGATTATAAAACCCAACAGGTGACCTTTTTTCCTGCAAAAGCTTTGTTACCAGATCTTTTAACAAAGAAAAATATATCTCTTTCAAAAGATGTCAAAATTTTGAAAAGTTGGATCAAAGATGGCAATAGCTTCTTATTTGTAGCCAACGAGGCCGGTGGTCAAATTATGTTTGAATTCAATAAAGAAGGTACTCTAAAAGGGTGGACAACCCAAGATGCCTTTGATCAAACGATTAAGGTGTCCTTACTTAGAACGGAAGAAAATATTCCCCTTGCCAGCGACCTATTTGTTTATAAAAGATCACCGACAAGAAAGCATAAACATCAATCTTAGAATGTATTCTTCCAGACTTGAATTAATTCACAGCCTGACTACTTACAGACTCTTTGGCTTTTTCCTGCTGCTGAGTGTACAAGGTATGGAAATCTACACAGTTCAGTAGCAAAGCTTGCATACCTCCCCCTTGAGTCAAATTAGAAACAAGATTGCGGGCAAAGGGGAATATAAGTTCTGGGGCATCAATAAGCAGAAGTTTTTTAACTTCATCCTCAGGCAATTCTTTTGTAATTGTAAAAACGCCCCCATAAACAAGTTCAATTAGGAAAGAAAGTTTATCTTCCAGTTTTGATTGAATATCAATAGAAAGAGCCACCTCGTACACATTTTTATCCAAAGGATTCACGCCTACCTGCAAATTAATCTGAATATCGGGCTTTTTACCGGGATTTCCCAAGACAGAAAAAATGCCAGGATTCTCAAAAGAAAGATCTTTAATATAAAGGGTGTCATTGACCAAGGGGCGATCAATAGACCGACCGGTTCCATTTGTTTTATGTTCATGTGTGTTTGTCATTTTTACTCTCTTTCTTTTAATAAAAAATAATCCCTAGGAATTTATCACTTTTTCCCATAATTTCAAAATACGATCTTCACTAAAATCAGTTGAAATCTTTTTAGCCTGCTTTGATAGGGCTGAACGCAGTTTAGTATCTTTAATTAAAGTCAGCATTTTTTCAGTCAAAACTGTCACGTCTTCAATAGGAAATAGAAGCCCGTTTACCCCATCTTGCACCACATCCACATTGCCTGAACAGGCGGAGGCAATAACGGGCAATCCCACGGCCATAGCTTCACATAGGGCATTCGGAAACCCCTCATAACGGGATGGGAAAACGAATAGATCTGCTTTAACCAACTGTTCTTGAATATTTTTTGTAACCCCGGGTAAGAAAACTTTATCTGTTAAATTCAGATTTCTGATCAGGTTTTCAAGATCATTTCTTTGATCCCCTTCCCCATAAATGGTGAGGATTAAATCTGGATTATTTTTAACAACAGTTGAAAAAGCTTTAATCAAGCTAGCCTGGTCTTTTTGAAGAACTAAACGACCCACAGAAACAATGTGACGCACCTTTTCTTGCACCTTATAGAACCCTGAAAACTTCTTAATAGAGTTAGGGATAATTTCTATCAACGGTTGAAATGATGCTGGAAAATAACTAGCCACTGCCCCTGTTTGCACCACAATTTTATGGGCCCATTTGTAACTCTTAAACCGCATCCATTCAACAATCCAAGGGAGCTTGTGATGAGCTGGGTCAATGCGCTCGGATACAATGACGGGATGGTTAAGTCCTTTGTTTAGGAGCAAAACCGCGATATTCGTTTCTGTTATAAAAGAAATGATTGGGCCGGATTTTATTTGTTTGAGTTGGGTTCTTAGTAGAAAAAGTTTGATAAAAAGTCTCCAGAGGCGTTTTAAAATAAATCTAGCGGATGACTTGTGTGCTCCCAGTTGAGTAAGTTGGATAGTTGCCGCTAAAGGATAAAAAGGGGCATCCGTTGGGCAGGAAAATGTGATAATTTGGACATCGTGAAATGATGATAATTGATTAGCCAAAGCACACAAAACCCGTTCTGCCCCCCCGGCACTAAGCTGATTGATGACAAAGGTTATTTTCATGAATTTTTAATAAACACAAATTCATTGCATCCCAAACCTCCTTGGCAAGTTTTTAAGAAGGTTAGGTTAAATTTTCTCTCATGGAAAAAGTCAAAAACTTCTTCGGGTTTTGCTACCTCAAAGGGGTATCCGCCCGCCCAATCGATAATGTCGTAATAGGCTGACATTCCTCGACTTTTTTTATAGTTTTGAAAAGATCTGAAAGGGTTCCCATGTCTTATAAAATCCAAAATCAAACTCAACGTCCAACACCTGACAGCCGTGTACCCAATAATAATCCCTTTGATAATTTTGCCAGAATGGGCGTAAGTCTTTTTCAATTTGGTCCAAATTTTTGATTCTAATCCCTGGTCATTATAGATAGAGATAAACAGAGTTCCCTCTTTTTTGACAAAGCCGACCACATTTTCAAAGGCTTTGTACATATGTCCCGTGTGATGCAAAACACCCCAAGAATAAACAATATCATGGGTACCTAGGCTTTTGATAAGTTTATCATCCAGAACGGATCCTTGAAAAATTTCCCAATCTTTAGTGATTTTAAATTTATCCTTCAGAAATTCGGCACAATCTACAGATTTTTGATCGTAGTCAAAGGAAATGACCTTGGCTCCTAAGCGATGCGCGGCTAGACTGAAAAGGCCACTTCCACAGCCAACATCCAAAAAACTAAGACCTTTTAGGTCTGTCTTATTTAGAGATTTTTTTAAACTTTTTTCTGCCTCTTGGATGCGCTCCTCTGAGAGAGTTTCTAGAAAATTTTTCCAATTCTGCCCGAAAGCAAAGCGTTTTTCCGTTGTCATTATTTGTCCTCTTTAATCCTTATCAACAAAATGGCGGGATACGGTTATTTTTGTATCACGTCCCAAAAAATTTAGCAAAAGTTCTACGCGGTCTTTATCAGACATTTTTTCAAACACAGCCGTATGTCCTTTGAAAACACCCTCTTGTATAGAAACAGAATCTCCTTTTTGGAAAAGAGAAAGCTGCTCCAGGGGAACAAGACCTTCTTGAGTTTCCGCAGCCTGAAGCTCTGTGATCACAGATTCGGGAATGGGAATCGGTTTGCTATCTTGAGATATAATATAGGAAACCCCGCGGGTTCCATTAATAGAACGCCACAGATCCTTTGTGATATCAAGATTCACAAATAAATAACGGGGGAAAAGGGGGCTTAAAACTTCTTCTACTTTACGAGCATGTCGCCGGGTTTTTTTGAAGCGAGGCAAATAAACCAGAAACCCCTGTTCTTGCAAATGCTGACAGGAAGTTAATTCTTTTTGAGGATGGGTATAGACAACAAACCACTCTCTCATGAGGAATCATTCTTGAGCAGAAATCTCTGCAGAACCCTCAAGAGAACCTTCTTCAAAATCCATTTCATCATCTTCAAAAATGCGTTCTGCAGATACCACTTTTTCTGAGTCATTCAAACGGAATAAGCGAACCCCCTGGGTCCGACGACTTGCAATACGAATTTCCATAACACGGGATCGAATCAATTGACCTTCGTTTGTCACAAGCATCAAGTGGTTGTCATTGGTCACAGGGAAAGAAGCCACTACAAGACCTGTTTTATCGGTAAGCTCCATATTGGCAACCCCTTGACCACCGCGATTTGTAATGCGGTATTCATAGGCCGAGGTACGTTTACCGTACCCTTTTTCTGTAACAGTTAAAATGAATTCTTCTTGATCAGCCATTTCTTTGAAGCGATCCTCTGACAAGGTCAGGTTCGTGTTAACAACTTCCACCGGCTCAGCAGCTTCATCCACCATACCACGCAACAAGCGAGATTGACGCAGATAGGCATCCCGTTCTTCAATGGTAAAGGATCCATGTTTCAAAATAGACATGGACACAATGAAGTCTTTGGGGGCTAACCGAATACCCCGAACACCTGTTGAATTACGGCTGGCAAACACACGCAAGTCCGTTGAGTGGAACCGAATACAGCGACCATGACGGGTAGCTAACAAAACATCCTGGTTATCGTCACAGGTTGCAACGGCCACAAGATGTTCACCTTCTTCTAATTTCATGGCAATTTTTCCATTGGCACGAATATTCAAGAAATCGGAAAGTAAGTTTTTACGTACATTTCCAAGGGAAGTTACGAAAATAATATTCAATTTATCCCAAGTTTCTTTGTCATCAGACAGGGCCAAAATGGTTGAAATCTTCTCATCTTTTTCAATGGGCAGCATATTAATAAGGGCTTTTCCTTTTGAAGTTGCTGTGCCCAAAGGAAGTTTGTAAACTTTTAGAACATAGGCCTTTCCAAAGGATGAAAAGAATAGAATGGGTGTGTGCGTTGTGGCCACAAACAGTTGATCCACAAAGTCTTCTTCCCGGGTTTGCATACCGCTGCGACCACGACCACCGCGCTTTTGTGCACGGTAAGTGGAAAGGGGAACGCGCTTGATATAGCCCGCATGGCTAACTGTAATGACCATGTCTTCTACTTGAATCAGGTCTTCCATATCGGCGGTAATATCTCCCTCAACAAGTTGCGTTTTGCGAGGGGTTGCGAATTTTTCTTTTATTTCTAAAAGCTCTTCCCGAAGAATTCTAAGCACTTCAGAACGGTAAGACAAAATATGAATGTACCGCTTAATTTCTTCTGTTACTTCTTGTAAATCCGCAGCAATTTTTTCCCGTTCAAGGCCAGTTAGGCGGTGAAGTCTTAAGTCCAAAATCGCTCTGGCTTGCCGTTCAGAAAGACGAATACTGCCAGAGTTAAAATCTACCTCATCCGCAGATTCAACCAGCTGAATAAAGGGTCCCATATCCTTAACTGGCCAAGAACGAGCCATCAACTCTTCTTTCGCTAGAACAGGATCGGCCGCCTTACGGATCAAAGCGATAACTTCTTCGATATTAGCAACAGACAGAGCAAGCCCAATCAAAATATGAGCCCGATCCCGCGCTTTACGTAATTCAAATTTGGTCCGACGGGTAATAACTTCTTCCCGGAAAATAACAAAAGCTTCAATGATTTGACGCAGATTCATCATTAAGGGCATGCCCGCTGCGTCCAGGGCCAACATGTTGATACCAAAGGTATCTTGCAAGGGTGTTAATTTATAGAGCTGATTCAAAATGACGTTAGAATCCACGTCTTTTTTCAGCTCAACCACCATCCGGACGCCATCTCTGTCAGACTCATCGCGGATATCAGAAATGCCTTCAATCAACTTACCATTCACAAGCTCAGCAATGCGTTCCATTACTTTTGCTTTGTTAGTTTGGTAAGGCACTTCTGTGAAAATGATAGCTTCCCGGTCTTTTTGGTATTCTTCTATGTGTGCTTTTGCCCGCATAGTGACGGAAGCATGACCTGTTCTATAGGCCTCAAAAATCCCATGACGACCAATGATTTCAGCCCCTGTTGGGAAGTCGGGTCCAGGAATATGTTCCATTAATTCTTCAACGGTAATTTCTGGGTTGTCTAAATAAGCGAAACATCCATCGATAACTTCTCCCAAATTATGAGGGGGTATGTTAGTGGCCATACCAACAGCAATTCCCCCAGCACCATTGACAAGTAGGTTAGGGAAACGGGCAGGCAATACACAAGGTTCAACCGTTGTTTCGTCATAGTTGGGGCGAAAATCAACAGCATCTTTATCTAAATCTTCAATTAAGTAATGGGATGGATGAGACAACCTGGCTTCCGTATAACGCATAGCAGCGGGGGAATCCCCATCCATGGATCCATAGTTTCCATGACCATCGACCAAAGGAACCCGCATGGAAAAGGATTGAGCCATACGGACCATGGCATAATAAATAGCCTGGTCTCCGTGGGGATGGTATTTACCCATAACGTCCCCGATAATACGGGCAGATTTTCGGAAGGGCTTGTTATAGTCTAACCCCCCTTCTTTCATAGAGTACAAAATGCGTCGATGAACAGGTTTTAAGCCATCGCGAACGTCGGGCAAGGCACGACTTACAATCACGCTCATAGCGTAATTGAGGTAAGAGGTCCTCATCTCTTGTTCAAGACTTACAACGGTAACAGCGGTGTGCAATTTGTCTGACATAAATTTTATCTATATAAACTTTTAAGACTTAAAAAGGGATATCGTCATCAAGGACTTCCAAATTTATGGGAGCGGATGACTCAGACATGGAACCAGAATCTCTATCAAATGATATAGGTTCGCCAGATCCTTTGCTATCTAACATGGTGAGTTCCCCTTTAAATTTAGACAAAACAACCTCTGTAGTATAGCGTTCAGCTCCTGAAGTTGCATCATTCCACTTACGGGTTTGAAGTTGCCCTTCTATGTAAAGTTTAGATCCTTTTTTGACATATTTTTCAACAACATCCGCTAGTCTGTCATTAAATACAACTACCCGATGCCATTCTGTTTTTTCTTTACGTTCGCCAGAAGCTTTATCTTTCCATGTTTCTGAGGTGGCCAAAGAAAAAGTTGCTAATTTCCCCCCATCGGCCATATGCCTGATTTCTGGGTCTTTGCCTAAATTTCCTACGATAATTACTTTGTTAACGCTTGAAGCCATGATTGTATTCCTTACTTTAAAGCTTATTTAAAAGACGTTTCATCATAAGGAAATCCATGAAAATTCTCAAGACAATTCGGACAAATTTTACTATAGCTACGAAACTAAGATCAAGAGAAGCTTCAAGATGGAAAACCAGAGGGTCTTGAGAGCTGAATTTATCACGCAGTGCGTGATAAATTAGTTGTGTTTATGGGATTGGTTATCGCATAGTATATCTGGAGTTGATAAAGTATGCGGGCTATTTCGTCTAAATAGAGAGAAATATTATCTTTTGTAATAACGTCTGTGTCTCTCTCTCCAACTGTTTCAGATTTAATGTCACGTGGACGCAAGATAGTTTTTAGAAGTAACCCTTGACGTTCTATGTAAGGGGCATTGGAAATGGCCAAGATAGAACTATCTTGATTGACAGGGGCAGGAATTCCTATTTTTTCACACACATCTTCTCTGTCTTCCAACCAAGCATTAATAGAGTCATCTGTATTGGCACGCGATTTGCCCGGCGGTGGGGGAGTATTAACCCAGATTTGTGGCATCATTTCTAACGATGCAGGCTTTTTTGCTCTATCAAAAGCATATTTCATAGCACCTAGTTCTGTTATTGGAAGATTTTTCTCAAAAAGAAGGATTCCTATAGCCTCAGACTCTTCTGCATTTAAAGGCCTTGTGCTTCCCAAGAAAACAATGGTGTGTCCTCGAACCCCTTCGTTCCACAATCTAATCATATAATCTAGGCGATTTTTGATGGAAAAATAATTTGTGCCAAACACCAGAAAATGGCTATATGCGTTCTTGTGAGAAGGCACCTCATCTTGCAATCTTAGCGTCTTAAGAGTTTTGGCTATTTGATCTGGGCTAGAGTAAGATCTTTGTTGATCCCAACGTTCTCCTGTTCTTATCCATCCCGTCTTCTTGTCTTGAATAGCCGTTACAATTTCTTTAAGGGTTTTCGGATGCGCTATATTTGTTTGTTCTAAAAGTTCTATCAATGCTGGAGAAGGGGATTGATTAGGCTCTAAAAGTTGAGCTGCTTGACAAAAAGTGACAAGGCCTAGAAACAAACAAAAAATGAGAGATCTGAATAGCTTCATAGACTGCATTATGGGTGATGTAGAAAAAAAATCAAGAACCTTAAAGGCGCTCATTATGGAATAAAATCTTTGTTCCTATTTTTCCATAATCTATGAAAGAAAGAATGGTTGTAAAGGCAATGGGAAACAGTAAAAATTTTACATAGATAGAGCTTAGATTGTATTCGAGTGAAATCAGCCCCACAAAAACCAAAAGCATTTGGAAATTTGTATTCAATTTGCTGACAAAAGAGGGATTTATTTTCTTAAGTCGTTTCATTTTCCACAGAACAAAAACACCAGACATAATCAGCAGATCTCGACCAATGACAAGACCTGTCATCCATAGGGGAAAGATGGGGCTTATAAAGGTAAGGGCAACAAACATACCCCCCATAAAAATCTTGTCGGCTAATGGGTCCAGAATTTTCCCTAAAGATGTTTCCCACTTGAAAGTTCTGGCCAGATATCCATCCAAAAAATCACTAGCACATCCCACCACAAATAACACAAGAAGCCCCTGAAAATTTCCTTGAACGATTTTTAGAATCAACCAAAAGGTTACAATCAAACGGAACAGAGAAAGTAAATTGGGAATATTTTTTTTCAAATTTTGTTGCAAGGAAGAACTCTTTCAAACTTTCTTTGAAAAACAAGAAAGCCCTTTGGTTTTTAACTGCTCACATAGGCTATCAGCCTCTTGCTTGGTGGCAAAAGACCCACCATAAATGCGAAAGACAGTGGCATTATTCACTGTCGCTTCCCCGATGTCTGTTACCAAATTTTTCAAAAGATCTCCACTTTTTTTCTGAAGTTTAACCCATTCTTTTTGGGCAGACTCTCGAGAAGAAAGGGACGCCAGTTGAATCTTAAACAAACCACTAGGCATGGGCTGAATGGCTTCTTCCGCAGCAGGTTCAACTTTTATAACTTGAGGCAAAAGTTCTTCATCTTCGTTTTGAACCAACACGGTTTTTTTTGCAGGTGCATTTTTCTGAGAGATCAGATTATAAATAGATTTATCTCCATGAGGTGCAATGTATCCTCCTGGGTTTTCTGGCTTGACCTTGATAGGCATTTGGTCATTAGTGATGACCGGAATATTGGCTTCATCCACTTCATCTATTGTGGCATTCATGTGATACCATAAAAAGCTGAGCCCTGCCAAAATCAGAATTCCCAAACTAAGGACAAGAGCTGGTTTTGAAAGGCTTTTACGCCTTGGGACATCAGGACCATCTTTAATTTCCCAAACAGAACGCATGTTAATCTCCTTAAATATTTAATCTATCATATATCGAAATATGGAATTTTTGTCGATTTTATTTTCTGATGCGCACAGAAATGCGGGGGCCATCTAAATTATAAGAGCACAAAGTATATTTTGAATGCTGAGTATTTAGCGGAGAGCTCTCTTTTTTCGGAAGACCTTTTACTAAACGTTGAGATAAAAAGGTTTTATTTTTCATTTTCCATTCTACGTGAGGTTCGGAAAAATAAGATTTTCCAATAAGTAAAAGTTTAAAAGCCTCAAAATTTAAAACAGGGCAAGTTTGAACTTGTACACTTTGAGTTTTGGTTCCAATAGAAATTTTTGCAAAGTCTTTTCGCAAGTCTGACCTTAGATCATTCAGCCATTCAGGGGAGGGTTCGTAGGTGCATTCAATTATGGTATTGATGAATGTTCCCCTAAGAATTTTATTCGAATTGTTTTGACAAAAGGCTTTGACAATGTTTTTGGCCTTTGGGTCGATTTGAAAATCAGTTTCTTCATGAAAAGATTGACACAGCTGAGAGGTCGTTAGTTGAGGGCAAGGATTGGCTGAATTATTACTAGCCAAAAGTGGCTTTGATACCCCTATCAATAGGCATAGCAAAAACAGTAGATTTCTAAAACGATTTTTCATGTATTTCCTCTAAGCGCTAGCATAGGAAAATTGAGAAAAATCTGCAATAGAAAGTTTGATTTCAAAAAACATTGTTGACCAAAGAGCAAAACCCATTTACCCTTGTGTAAAATGAATTTTTCATGAAAACACAGTCAAAATTTACCTCCTATCGTCCTGCTAGCACTAAAGAGCTCATCAGTCTTGCCTTGCCCCTGATGCTGACGATTATGTCAGGGACTGTCATGTTCTTTATATCCCGTTTGATTGTGGCCCAATATTCCATCAAAGCTATGAATGCTATGACATCCCTTACATCATTCATTGCCGTGTTTCAATTTGCCCCAATTGCGCTGACCAGTATTTCTGAGGTCTTTGTGGGGCAATTTAATGGATCTAACCGCCACAGTGATATTGGAAAACCTGTTTGGCAAATGATTTGGGTGGCCTTGGGGCTGGGGATTATTTATATTCCCATGGGTCTTTTGGGTTGGCATTATATTCCAGACCAGTTTGTTGAGGATGGGGCGCCCTATTTTCGCCTGATGATGCCATTTGCCTTTTTGATGCCCTTGATTGGCGCTTTGTCTGGCTTTTATGCGGGGCGAGGACAAGTCAAAATTCTGACCCTGACTTCAGTTGGCTCTAACATTATCAACGGAGTCTTAACCTATTGCCTAGTTTTGGGAGTGCCTGGATTTATTGAGCCCTGGGGTCCAGTGGGGGCAGCTTGTGGGTCTGTGCTTGCGCAACTTTCAACAGTGATTATTTTGTTTAGTATTTTTCTGCGCAAAGAATATCGCGATACCCTTGGAACAGGTCATTTCAAAATCAACAAAATTCTTTTGTGGGATTGTTTGAAAATTGGGTTGCCCCATGCAGCCAGCCACACAATTGAGTTTTCTGGCTGGAGTTTCCTAATTATGAAGGGATCGCTGATAAGCGCCACCTACGCGACAGTTTTATCGGTGTGTCAGAATTTTTTTGTTCTATTCAGTTTTTTGACTGAGGGGCTTCAAAAAGCTATGGTGGCGGTTGTTTCTAACTTGATCGGACGAAAAGACTTTCATCTGATTGGGCGGGCCTGGAAGTCAGGCTTAAAAATTTTCGGCTACATTTTAATTTTGGTCGCGATTCCTTTATTATTTTATCCTCACCTGTTGTTGAAAATTTTCGTCACAAAAGATACGGCTTTGTATAATTTGGTGTTACAAGATGTGCGGCTTTCTTTCTATGCCGTCTGGGTCTATTTCATTTTTGACGGCATGACTTGGCTGTTAGGGGGTATTTTAACAGCATCAGGGGACACCAAATTCATGATGAAAACGAACCTCGTCACCATGATTTTTGCGGCCATCATTCCCACCTATTGGGTTTGCATTCATCACCAAACAGACCCTTATTTGTTCTGGGCCGTTAGTGTGATCTATGCCTTGGTGAATTTCGGTTTGTTCTATTGGAGGTATAGAACCAACGTCTGGCAGAAGCTCTCCATCCTGTAAAAATCCATCTTTTGGTACACTGCATCGCGAAACTGCGGGATCCATCCATCTTAGGGACGGGTTTTAACTATATTTTCAAAGTTTGGTTCAGAGAATTTTGAATTCTTTTTAATGAAGCAGGCTGCACACCTGCGTTTTGTGCGTGGATTTTCCATTGAGAGACAGCATGATTCACTTCATCAATGATCTGTAGTGCATTTTTCTTCTTAAGCCCCCCGATTTCAGCAAGTTTAAGGAAATGAGAAAGGGAGGGATTTTTACCTTCCCCCATAATGGTCGTACAGTGCTCACCACTTGGACCTGAAGAAAAAGTGAGATCATAAGAGGGAGAGACCTTCCACACCCCCTTTTCGTCCATTAAAAAAGAAAAATTTTTAGCGTGATCATCTCGGTTATGACTTAAAGCGTTAAAAATAGCGACTCTAAATTGCTTTTCGTATTCTCTGACATCTTTTGTAAGCCAAAGGGTTGCGCGTAGAATTGTTTCATAATCTAAATTAGGAATACGATGGTCCGAATGGAGCAGTCCACTCATGGTGTGCATATGGCGAGATTGCTGTTGAGTGCGATCGAATCTTTTTACACCAAAATAACCAGGACCTTTTTTAGAAGGAAATATTTGTGCGAAAGGCACCTCCAGGCCTGCTTCATGGGCCATTAAGTGATAGGCATATTCAATAGGCCCCATATCGAGAGGATCAAGAGAAGAGCGAAATTTT from the Alphaproteobacteria bacterium genome contains:
- the gyrA gene encoding DNA gyrase subunit A; this translates as MSDKLHTAVTVVSLEQEMRTSYLNYAMSVIVSRALPDVRDGLKPVHRRILYSMKEGGLDYNKPFRKSARIIGDVMGKYHPHGDQAIYYAMVRMAQSFSMRVPLVDGHGNYGSMDGDSPAAMRYTEARLSHPSHYLIEDLDKDAVDFRPNYDETTVEPCVLPARFPNLLVNGAGGIAVGMATNIPPHNLGEVIDGCFAYLDNPEITVEELMEHIPGPDFPTGAEIIGRHGIFEAYRTGHASVTMRAKAHIEEYQKDREAIIFTEVPYQTNKAKVMERIAELVNGKLIEGISDIRDESDRDGVRMVVELKKDVDSNVILNQLYKLTPLQDTFGINMLALDAAGMPLMMNLRQIIEAFVIFREEVITRRTKFELRKARDRAHILIGLALSVANIEEVIALIRKAADPVLAKEELMARSWPVKDMGPFIQLVESADEVDFNSGSIRLSERQARAILDLRLHRLTGLEREKIAADLQEVTEEIKRYIHILSYRSEVLRILREELLEIKEKFATPRKTQLVEGDITADMEDLIQVEDMVITVSHAGYIKRVPLSTYRAQKRGGRGRSGMQTREEDFVDQLFVATTHTPILFFSSFGKAYVLKVYKLPLGTATSKGKALINMLPIEKDEKISTILALSDDKETWDKLNIIFVTSLGNVRKNLLSDFLNIRANGKIAMKLEEGEHLVAVATCDDNQDVLLATRHGRCIRFHSTDLRVFASRNSTGVRGIRLAPKDFIVSMSILKHGSFTIEERDAYLRQSRLLRGMVDEAAEPVEVVNTNLTLSEDRFKEMADQEEFILTVTEKGYGKRTSAYEYRITNRGGQGVANMELTDKTGLVVASFPVTNDNHLMLVTNEGQLIRSRVMEIRIASRRTQGVRLFRLNDSEKVVSAERIFEDDEMDFEEGSLEGSAEISAQE
- the ssb gene encoding single-stranded DNA-binding protein; its protein translation is MASSVNKVIIVGNLGKDPEIRHMADGGKLATFSLATSETWKDKASGERKEKTEWHRVVVFNDRLADVVEKYVKKGSKLYIEGQLQTRKWNDATSGAERYTTEVVLSKFKGELTMLDSKGSGEPISFDRDSGSMSESSAPINLEVLDDDIPF
- a CDS encoding CDP-alcohol phosphatidyltransferase family protein codes for the protein MQQNLKKNIPNLLSLFRLIVTFWLILKIVQGNFQGLLVLFVVGCASDFLDGYLARTFKWETSLGKILDPLADKIFMGGMFVALTFISPIFPLWMTGLVIGRDLLIMSGVFVLWKMKRLKKINPSFVSKLNTNFQMLLVFVGLISLEYNLSSIYVKFLLFPIAFTTILSFIDYGKIGTKILFHNERL
- a CDS encoding SPOR domain-containing protein, with product MRSVWEIKDGPDVPRRKSLSKPALVLSLGILILAGLSFLWYHMNATIDEVDEANIPVITNDQMPIKVKPENPGGYIAPHGDKSIYNLISQKNAPAKKTVLVQNEDEELLPQVIKVEPAAEEAIQPMPSGLFKIQLASLSSRESAQKEWVKLQKKSGDLLKNLVTDIGEATVNNATVFRIYGGSFATKQEADSLCEQLKTKGLSCFSKKV
- a CDS encoding MATE family efflux transporter, translated to MKTQSKFTSYRPASTKELISLALPLMLTIMSGTVMFFISRLIVAQYSIKAMNAMTSLTSFIAVFQFAPIALTSISEVFVGQFNGSNRHSDIGKPVWQMIWVALGLGIIYIPMGLLGWHYIPDQFVEDGAPYFRLMMPFAFLMPLIGALSGFYAGRGQVKILTLTSVGSNIINGVLTYCLVLGVPGFIEPWGPVGAACGSVLAQLSTVIILFSIFLRKEYRDTLGTGHFKINKILLWDCLKIGLPHAASHTIEFSGWSFLIMKGSLISATYATVLSVCQNFFVLFSFLTEGLQKAMVAVVSNLIGRKDFHLIGRAWKSGLKIFGYILILVAIPLLFYPHLLLKIFVTKDTALYNLVLQDVRLSFYAVWVYFIFDGMTWLLGGILTASGDTKFMMKTNLVTMIFAAIIPTYWVCIHHQTDPYLFWAVSVIYALVNFGLFYWRYRTNVWQKLSIL
- a CDS encoding type II toxin-antitoxin system HipA family toxin, whose amino-acid sequence is MTGLNISVLHVYFMRGTEKILMGRLALKDRKIFFEYSSEFLKTGLELSPFKLPLKSGVIVCEDHLFDGLFGVFNDSLPDGWGRLLLDRKLMKMSLNPGDLSPLDRLQYVGSHGMGALVYEPEIAGIGFASHEDLDEISHEVLQFQENQGDQFVEDLLDMNGSSAGARPKILKTLEGENWIIKFRSSLDPLDMGPIEYAYHLMAHEAGLEVPFAQIFPSKKGPGYFGVKRFDRTQQQSRHMHTMSGLLHSDHRIPNLDYETILRATLWLTKDVREYEKQFRVAIFNALSHNRDDHAKNFSFLMDEKGVWKVSPSYDLTFSSGPSGEHCTTIMGEGKNPSLSHFLKLAEIGGLKKKNALQIIDEVNHAVSQWKIHAQNAGVQPASLKRIQNSLNQTLKI